The proteins below come from a single Psychrobacter sp. FDAARGOS_221 genomic window:
- a CDS encoding ABC transporter substrate-binding protein: protein MSNTKFLTRRRFLEITGAGLAALSGVGALSGCQPTGSSNETDDAESATVNTDGKNVVKVYNWTEYISDDVLEAFTEETGIEVIYSTFDSNEAMYAKLKLMNNRGDYDIIFPSTDFVDKMRKEGMLEQIDHSKLSNFKHLGKAFLDANFDPENKFSIPYLWGSSGIAVNKNRVDIDSIRSWNDLWLPEFEGRVMLMNDMRDVFIIGLLVLGYPVMTEDPQHIKESYQILSKMMPNVRTFNSDAPRMPFIEGETYLGMAWNGEVIMAQDQGMPELDFVYPKEGAIMWMDNMCIPKNAKNRDNAHAFIDFILRPENSAIISEEIGYGSPSEAAKDLLPPEIANDQIIYPPEELLSLATFRGDVSDSTMALYQKYWDRLKVDM from the coding sequence ATGTCAAACACTAAGTTTCTCACTCGCCGACGTTTTTTGGAAATAACAGGGGCCGGGTTGGCTGCGTTATCAGGCGTGGGTGCGCTTAGCGGCTGTCAGCCAACAGGCTCATCTAATGAGACAGACGATGCTGAATCTGCTACGGTTAATACGGATGGCAAAAATGTAGTCAAGGTCTATAACTGGACCGAATACATTTCCGACGATGTGCTAGAAGCCTTTACTGAAGAAACGGGTATTGAGGTGATATACAGCACCTTTGACTCCAATGAGGCGATGTATGCCAAGTTAAAGCTGATGAACAATCGTGGTGATTACGACATTATTTTCCCAAGTACCGACTTCGTGGATAAGATGCGTAAAGAGGGCATGTTAGAGCAGATTGATCACAGTAAACTGTCTAACTTTAAGCATCTTGGTAAGGCATTTTTGGATGCCAATTTTGACCCAGAAAATAAATTTAGTATTCCTTACTTGTGGGGCTCATCAGGTATCGCGGTCAATAAAAACAGAGTGGATATTGATAGCATACGTTCATGGAATGATTTGTGGCTTCCAGAGTTTGAAGGTCGAGTGATGCTGATGAATGACATGCGTGATGTGTTTATCATTGGGCTGTTGGTACTGGGTTATCCAGTCATGACCGAAGACCCGCAGCACATCAAAGAGTCGTATCAGATCTTATCGAAGATGATGCCAAACGTACGTACCTTTAACTCAGATGCGCCGCGTATGCCTTTCATCGAAGGGGAGACCTATTTAGGTATGGCTTGGAATGGCGAGGTCATTATGGCTCAAGACCAGGGCATGCCAGAACTTGATTTTGTCTATCCAAAAGAAGGCGCAATTATGTGGATGGATAACATGTGCATTCCAAAAAATGCCAAAAATCGCGACAATGCGCATGCGTTTATCGACTTTATCTTACGTCCTGAAAACTCGGCTATTATCAGTGAAGAAATTGGTTATGGTTCACCGAGTGAAGCAGCCAAAGATTTGCTACCGCCTGAAATTGCCAATGATCAGATTATTTATCCGCCAGAAGAGTTACTTTCACTTGCGACTTTCCGTGGCGATGTCAGCGACTCTACTATGGCGCTGTATCAGAAGTATTGGGATAGACTGAAAGTCGATATGTAG
- the potC gene encoding spermidine/putrescine ABC transporter permease PotC, producing the protein MSNTMKWLSRLYLTLIYLVLFAPILVMVVFSFNASKVGYTWGGFSFNWYHELFNNEAMIQAAMNSVLLAVVAATVTTVIGSLTALSFQRYDFKGKSVLQSLLFVLMMSPEIVLAISLLALFLMIGIELGFVTLLLAHITFCLPFVVITVSARLASLDNSILEAARDLGASEFTMIRTVLLPTIMPAVLAGWVLAFTLSLDDVVVSTFNTGASFEILPLQIYSMVRVGVKPEVNAVGTILLAISLIGLVISQLLLLRKR; encoded by the coding sequence ATGAGTAATACAATGAAGTGGCTTTCTCGCCTTTATTTAACCCTTATCTACCTAGTGCTGTTTGCACCCATCTTAGTGATGGTGGTGTTTTCATTTAACGCCTCGAAAGTGGGTTATACCTGGGGCGGCTTTAGCTTTAATTGGTACCATGAGCTGTTTAATAATGAGGCAATGATACAAGCCGCCATGAATTCAGTATTACTGGCAGTTGTGGCGGCAACGGTAACCACTGTTATCGGTAGCCTGACCGCTTTATCATTTCAACGTTATGACTTTAAAGGTAAAAGCGTACTGCAAAGCTTACTGTTTGTGCTAATGATGTCGCCTGAGATTGTATTGGCAATTTCACTGTTGGCGCTGTTTTTGATGATTGGTATTGAGCTTGGGTTTGTGACTTTATTATTAGCGCACATTACCTTCTGTTTACCTTTCGTGGTGATTACGGTATCGGCTCGATTGGCGAGCTTAGACAATAGTATTTTAGAAGCGGCTCGTGACCTAGGAGCCAGTGAATTTACCATGATACGTACTGTTTTATTACCAACCATCATGCCGGCAGTGCTGGCAGGTTGGGTATTGGCGTTTACGTTATCGCTCGATGATGTGGTGGTGTCTACCTTTAATACCGGTGCAAGTTTTGAGATTTTGCCGTTACAAATTTATTCTATGGTTCGTGTTGGGGTGAAGCCAGAGGTTAATGCGGTAGGCACTATCTTATTGGCCATATCACTGATTGGCTTGGTCATCTCACAGCTGTTGTTGCTCAGAAAACGTTAA
- a CDS encoding PepSY domain-containing protein, with protein sequence MKNACLMNPAALALIVLAGCSNPNEEAKTPDAVNTEPVATEQVAIDTNEVAATATTAQFISIEDAIAAALKNTSGDVIDVELDTHDNGTQAEYEVDVIANNFKHEIKLNAISADIIEVTQKSLDTDDQAEHQALQQASVNLEQAIKTAADSVAGSTVTGAGFDLDNNQGVYEIKLMADNQEHEVKVDANSSDIISSKLD encoded by the coding sequence ATGAAGAACGCGTGTCTTATGAACCCAGCTGCTCTAGCCCTTATTGTCTTGGCAGGATGTAGTAACCCCAACGAGGAGGCCAAAACTCCTGATGCAGTTAACACCGAACCGGTGGCAACTGAACAAGTTGCTATCGACACCAATGAGGTGGCTGCTACCGCTACCACTGCTCAGTTTATTAGCATAGAAGACGCCATTGCCGCAGCGCTTAAAAATACATCTGGTGACGTCATCGATGTTGAACTCGATACCCATGACAATGGCACCCAAGCTGAATACGAAGTGGATGTCATTGCTAATAATTTCAAGCATGAGATAAAACTGAACGCCATTAGCGCAGACATTATTGAAGTCACCCAAAAAAGCTTGGATACTGATGATCAAGCTGAGCATCAAGCGCTACAACAAGCATCTGTTAATCTTGAGCAAGCCATCAAAACAGCGGCTGATAGTGTCGCCGGGTCTACCGTTACTGGGGCAGGCTTTGATTTAGATAACAATCAAGGCGTTTATGAAATTAAACTAATGGCCGATAATCAAGAGCATGAGGTGAAAGTTGACGCCAATAGTAGTGACATTATTAGCTCTAAACTGGATTAA
- the potB gene encoding spermidine/putrescine ABC transporter permease PotB, which produces MNKSDQNKQPKHHQSGRLFQRVTVFIIWAWLIIFALIPNILVVLASFLTRDEDTFLELPLTVESYLRFIDPLYVKVFMHSLSMAAITTLICLILGYPFAWLVSRVSKKWQSFLMLLLIIPFWTNSLVRLYAVKLIIAANGLLSSALIGMGLIDEPLQILYTQKAVIGGLVYLLFPFMVLPLYAVFTDMRDDIVLASKDLGANKFQTFWHIILPLTTPGIISGVLLVLLPAMGMFYVADILGGSRNLLVGNIIKSQFLDARDWPFGAAASVLLTVTMAILIAAYYASSKRIGKTDHNEVA; this is translated from the coding sequence ATGAATAAGTCAGATCAGAATAAACAGCCTAAACATCATCAAAGTGGGCGTCTGTTTCAGCGGGTAACGGTGTTTATCATTTGGGCTTGGCTGATTATATTTGCCTTGATTCCTAATATCTTGGTAGTGCTTGCCAGCTTTTTGACCCGTGATGAAGACACCTTTTTGGAATTACCATTGACGGTTGAAAGCTACTTACGCTTTATCGATCCTTTGTATGTCAAAGTGTTTATGCATTCGTTGAGTATGGCAGCGATAACTACTTTGATTTGCCTTATTTTGGGATATCCTTTTGCGTGGTTGGTCAGCCGGGTGTCAAAAAAATGGCAGTCATTTTTGATGTTGCTATTAATCATACCTTTTTGGACCAATTCTTTAGTGCGCTTATATGCAGTTAAGTTAATTATTGCCGCCAATGGTCTATTAAGTTCAGCCTTGATTGGTATGGGACTTATTGATGAGCCATTACAAATTTTATATACCCAAAAAGCAGTGATTGGTGGATTGGTTTATCTGTTATTCCCGTTTATGGTACTGCCTTTGTATGCGGTATTTACCGATATGCGCGATGATATTGTGTTGGCATCAAAGGACTTGGGCGCCAATAAGTTTCAGACCTTTTGGCACATCATACTGCCATTAACCACACCGGGTATCATCTCAGGTGTGTTATTGGTGTTACTGCCAGCGATGGGTATGTTCTACGTGGCAGACATCTTGGGCGGTTCGCGTAACTTATTGGTCGGTAATATTATCAAGTCGCAATTCTTAGATGCGCGTGATTGGCCATTTGGGGCGGCAGCAAGCGTATTGTTGACGGTGACCATGGCGATATTAATCGCGGCTTACTACGCCAGCAGTAAACGTATCGGCAAAACCGATCATAATGAAGTGGCTTAA
- the potA gene encoding spermidine/putrescine ABC transporter ATP-binding protein PotA, protein MSINNRPSVNAADNALDPNVKLPDHASIDSLKVNRTPSNLTRNQPDDKKSLLRIRGISKSYDDTQILKSIDLDIYDGEFLTLLGPSGCGKTTLLRMIGGFEVPDTGSMTLDGVDITDLPAEKRPINTVFQQYALFPHMNVFDNIAYGLKLKKVPKDEIKQRVKEALAMVQLEHTINRRPQDLSGGQQQRIAIARAVVNRPKMLLLDEPLSALDAKMRVQMQSELKRLQRELGITFVFVTHDQEEALSMSDRIAVMKAGEFQQIDSPIGIYESPANLFTANFIGETNLFKGRVLEINDKRIKVEVTEQKDGFHPVRDLPRPKFEVKVGQSINLLLRPEDIRVYYLNEGHDGLVGYVIDSAYKGSTLDSVIELENGNMVKASEYFNEDDPNFNYKLGQEVRVDWVDGWEWILPDE, encoded by the coding sequence ATGTCGATTAATAATAGACCCTCCGTTAATGCAGCTGACAACGCATTAGATCCTAACGTTAAACTTCCTGATCATGCATCTATAGATTCATTAAAGGTCAATAGAACGCCTAGTAATTTAACTAGAAATCAGCCCGATGATAAGAAGTCATTGCTACGTATTCGTGGTATCAGTAAGTCCTATGATGATACACAGATTCTAAAAAGTATTGATTTGGACATTTATGATGGTGAGTTTTTGACTTTATTGGGGCCTTCAGGCTGTGGTAAGACCACGCTACTGCGTATGATTGGCGGTTTTGAAGTACCAGATACAGGCAGTATGACACTAGATGGCGTTGATATCACCGACCTGCCAGCAGAGAAACGCCCGATTAATACTGTGTTTCAGCAGTATGCATTATTTCCGCATATGAATGTGTTTGATAATATTGCTTATGGGCTAAAGTTAAAAAAAGTGCCTAAAGATGAGATCAAACAACGGGTGAAAGAAGCGTTGGCGATGGTGCAGCTCGAGCATACCATCAATCGAAGACCCCAAGATTTATCAGGTGGTCAGCAGCAGCGTATTGCTATTGCACGCGCTGTGGTTAATCGTCCTAAAATGCTATTACTTGATGAGCCATTATCGGCATTAGATGCCAAAATGCGGGTTCAAATGCAGTCAGAGCTTAAGCGTTTGCAGCGTGAACTTGGGATTACCTTCGTATTCGTTACCCACGACCAAGAAGAAGCGTTGTCGATGTCAGATCGCATTGCGGTAATGAAAGCTGGCGAGTTTCAGCAAATTGATAGCCCTATTGGTATTTATGAGTCTCCAGCTAACTTATTCACGGCGAACTTTATTGGCGAGACCAACTTGTTCAAAGGTCGAGTGCTTGAAATTAATGACAAGCGCATCAAGGTTGAGGTCACAGAACAAAAAGACGGCTTCCATCCGGTACGCGACTTACCACGTCCTAAGTTTGAAGTAAAAGTGGGGCAAAGTATCAATTTGCTTCTACGTCCTGAAGACATCCGCGTTTATTATCTAAACGAAGGTCATGATGGTTTAGTAGGTTACGTGATTGACAGTGCCTATAAAGGCAGTACGTTAGACTCTGTGATTGAGCTTGAAAATGGCAATATGGTTAAAGCATCTGAGTACTTTAATGAAGATGATCCTAATTTTAACTATAAGCTTGGCCAGGAAGTCCGTGTAGACTGGGTCGATGGTTGGGAGTGGATATTACCAGATGAATAA